In Liolophura sinensis isolate JHLJ2023 chromosome 2, CUHK_Ljap_v2, whole genome shotgun sequence, a genomic segment contains:
- the LOC135462546 gene encoding ly6/PLAUR domain-containing protein 6B-like encodes MALPVSVFPLLQAFVIISGYTVSVEEKRITCWTCPNKGSNLECNDWAPDRYCPQGQSVCQTVHTFSDVTGQVASVRVNKQCVDPEKCTRHDVGCRTDKTTNTKTCISCCTTSYCNEEVAHDNNSAIRFSVTLFGSAACNKLTYWPVFILGYLAMLMVDI; translated from the exons ATGGCTCTTCCAGTCAGCGTCTTTCCCCTGTTGCAAGCTTTCGTCATCATTTCCGGTTACACAGTCAGTGTGGAAGAGAAAC GCATCACGTGCTGGACGTGTCCtaacaagggaagtaacctgGAGTGTAATGACTGGGCGCCTGACAGGTATTGTCCCCAGG GCCAATCCGTGTGCCAGACGGTCCACACTTTCAGTGACGTCACCGGTCAGGTCGCCAGCGTCCGCGTGAATAAACAGTGTGTGGATCCTGAGAAATGTACGAGACATGATGTCGGCTGTAGGACggacaaaacaacaaatacaaag ACCTGTATATCTTGCTGTACCACATCATACTGTAACGAGGAAGTTGCCCATGACAACAACTCAGCAATCAGATTCTCCGTTACTCTCTTTGGATCTGCAGCTTGTAACAAACTTACATACTGGCCAGTCTTCATCCTGGGTTACCTGGCGATGTTGATGGTGGATATTTGA
- the LOC135462547 gene encoding ly6/PLAUR domain-containing protein 6B-like — protein sequence MALPVSVFLLLQAFVIISGYTVSVEEKSITCWTCPNKGSNLECNDWAPDRYCPQGQSVCQTVHTFSDVTGQVASVRVNKQCVDPEKCTRHDVGCRTDKTTNTKTCISCCTTSYCNEEVAHDNNSAIRFSVTLFGSAACNKLTYWPVFILGYLAMLMVDI from the exons ATGGCTCTTCCAGTCAGCGTCTTTCTCCTCTTGCAAGCTTTCGTCATCATTTCCGGTTACACAGTCAGTGTGGAAGAGAAAA GCATCACGTGCTGGACGTGTCCtaacaagggaagtaacctgGAGTGTAATGACTGGGCGCCTGACAGGTATTGTCCCCAGG GCCAATCCGTGTGCCAGACGGTCCACACTTTCAGTGACGTCACCGGTCAGGTCGCCAGCGTCCGCGTGAATAAACAGTGTGTGGATCCTGAGAAATGTACGAGACATGATGTCGGCTGTAGGACggacaaaacaacaaatacaaag ACCTGTATATCTTGCTGTACCACATCATACTGTAACGAGGAAGTTGCCCATGACAACAACTCAGCAATCAGATTCTCCGTTACTCTCTTTGGATCTGCAGCTTGTAACAAACTTACATACTGGCCAGTCTTCATCCTGGGTTACCTGGCGATGTTGATGGTGGATATTTGA
- the LOC135462548 gene encoding ly6/PLAUR domain-containing protein 6B-like: protein MALPVSVFLLLQAFVIISGYTVSVEEKSITCWTCPNKGSNLECNNWAPDRYCPQDQSVCQTAHTFSDVTGQVASLRVDKRCVAPEKCTRHDTCISCCTTSYCNEEVAHDNHSAIQFSITLLGSAACNKLSYCPVFILGYLAMLMGDN from the exons ATGGCTCTTCCAGTCAGCGTCTTTCTCCTCTTGCAAGCTTTCGTCATCATTTCCGGTTACACAGTCAGTGTGGAAGAGAAAA GCATCACGTGCTGGACGTGTCCtaacaagggaagtaacctgGAGTGTAATAACTGGGCACCCGACAGGTATTGTCCCCAGG ACCAGTCCGTTTGCCAGACAGCCCACACTTTCAGTGACGTCACCGGTCAAGTCGCCAGCCTTCGCGTGGATAAACGGTGTGTGGCTCCTGAGAAATGTACGAGACATGAT ACGTGTATATCTTGCTGTACCACATCATACTGTAACGAAGAAGTTGCCCATGACAACCACTCAGCAATCCAATTCTCCATTACTCTCCTAGGATCTGCAGCTTGTAACAAACTTTCATACTGCCCAGTCTTCATCCTGGGTTACCTTGCGATGTTGATGGGCGATAACTGA
- the LOC135462549 gene encoding ly6/PLAUR domain-containing protein 6B-like gives MALPVSVFLLLQAFVLISAYTVSVEEKRITCWTCPNKGSNLECNNWAPDRYCPQDQSVCQTVHTFSDVTGQVASLRVDKQCVAPEKCTRHDVGCRTDKTPHTKTCISCCTTSYCNEEVAHDNHSAIRFSVTLLGSAASNEFSYWEIFILVYLAMLMGDN, from the exons ATGGCTCTTCCAGTCAGCGTCTTTCTCCTCTTGCAAGCTTTCGTGTTGATTTCCGCTTACACAGTCAGTGTGGAAGAGAAAC GCATCACGTGCTGGACGTGTCCtaacaagggaagtaacctgGAGTGTAATAACTGGGCACCCGACAGGTATTGTCCCCAGG ACCAGTCCGTATGCCAGACAGTTCACACTTTCAGTGACGTCACCGGTCAGGTCGCCAGCCTTCGCGTGGATAAACAGTGTGTGGCTCCTGAGAAATGTACGAGACACGATGTTGGCTGTAGGACGGACAAAACACCACATACAAAG ACGTGTATATCTTGCTGTACCACATCATACTGTAACGAAGAAGTTGCCCATGACAACCACTCAGCAATCAGATTCTCCGTTACCCTCCTTGGATCTGCAGCTAGTAACGAATTTTCCTACTGGGAAATTTTCATCCTGGTTTACTTAGCGATGTTGATGGGCGATAACTGA